ACTTCCGGATGCTCCGGAAGGCCAGAGGGAGGTAGTCGTAGATGCCGGCGGCAAGCTTCATGATCATGCCGGAGCGCATCATGAGCTGCTGACTGACGACATCCGCATCCCTGGGGGCTTCGCGGAAAGTCTGGATGAGGAGCTTGGACTGTTTCATGTTCTCGGCTTTCGTGGGTGGAGGGTCAGTTCAGGAGGGACTGGACGAGCTGGCTGGCGGACTTGCCATCATAGGCACCCCCATGGGCGGCCTGGAGGGCCTTCATGACCAGACCCATGTCCTTCTTGGTGCTGGCGCCACATTCGGCGATGGCGGTCTTGACGGCGGCCTCGAGCTCGGCCCCCTCCAGCATGGTGGGCATATAGGGCATGAGCAGGGCGATCTCGGCCTTTTCAGACTCGGCCCGCTCGACCTGACCGGCTTTGAGGAACTGCTCAACGCTGTCCTCCCGGCTCTTCACCAGGCGCTTGACGACCGCCAGGGCGTCCGGCTCGCTCAGCACGCCCTGGGGGCTCAGCCCCTTGGCCACGGCCTCGTTTTTGTAGGCGGCGAGGGCCATGCGGAGGACCTGGGTACGGAGCGTGTCCTTGGCCAGCATGGAGGTCTTGAGGTCTGCTTGGAGGCGTTCGAGCATGATGGGGTCCCGTCTGATGACCTTCTATCCTGACGCCGAAACCACGCTCCATCAATAATCAGGTTGGATCGGCCCCGTGGATGGAGTAATGTGTGGCAAGCCCAAACATGAGGTCCGGTCTCCATGAACGTTGCTGTCATCAATCCCTTTGTCGAGTCCACCCTGCGCAGCCTTGACATGATGGCCAGCGTCCATGCGGAAAAAGTCGGGATCGAGCTCAAGGAAGACCTGATCACCACCTACGACATTTCCGCCATCATCGGCCTCACCGGCGAGACCTCCGGCTCCATCATCATCTCCATGCCCGAACAGCTGGCCTGCAAGGTGGCCTCCAACATGCTCATGGAAGACATCACCAGCATGAACAAGTCGGTGGAGGACGCCATCGGTGAGATCGGCAACATCGTAGTGGGTGACGCCCGCCGGGCCCTCATCCAGGAGGGCTTCTCCCTCAACATCTCCATCCCCACCGTGGTCATCGGCTCGGGCCACAAGATCAGCCGCTCCGGCGACATCCCTTGCATCGCCATCCCCTTTTCCACCGAGTACGGGGAGTTTGAGGTGAATGTCGGACTGCGGGACTGAGCAAGAGCCCTGCCTCCTGGGCGACCCGAAAGCCCAGAGAAGTGAAGCGGCTTCGTGCAGAGACCCCTACACGAAGCTCACATGCACTTCCTTCAGGAACTTCTCGCTGAGGGTGCGCTGCAGGTGGCGGATGATGTTGCGCCGGATGTCCAGGTCCTCAGGGAGGCTGGGATCCTGGAGTGCTTCATTGATCTTGGTGCCCACCTTGAAGTGGATGATGTCGCTGTCCAGGAGTACCCCCGCCAGACGGGTCACCGCGTTGGGGTGGAGCAGGTCGGGGTTCTCCTCCCGATCCAGCATGCGGGCCAGGGCGGCCAAGGTGATGGCCCCTTCGGTCACCAGCTCGAAACCCTCCATCTGGGAGACCGGGGGGATGTTGGGGTCCAGATCGCTGAGATCCATGAGCAGGGGCCGGTTCAACTCCCGGGAGAGGATGGTGGCAGTGGTCCCCCCGCAGATGATCTTCTTCCCTTCAAACTCCAGAGCGGCGGTGGCCAGATCCGCATCGCGCTCCTTCCTGACAGGGGCCCCGGTGAAGACCAGGACTTCCCGGGGCTTGCGGTAGTAAATGACCCCGCAGGAGATGTCGTCCTTGGCCTTGAAGTTGTCGTGGGCCAGAGCGCGGTGCACCAGATTCCTCGCCAACTGGCGGCCGGAGATGTTGGGCCGGTCCCGCACCACCTGCTCCAGGTAGGCCTTCACCGACTCGATGCCCCAACCCAGGGGGGTGATCCCCTGCCCGACACCTGCCTGTACCACGCCATCGGAGAAGACCACGATCCGGTCCCCGGGCCTGGCAATGAAGTTGGTGATCATGAGCCGGGACTCCCGCTCCAGATCGGTCTTGATGGGCATCGTGGACTTGGGCACCTGCCGGGTAGCGCCGTCCCGGAGGAGGATGAAGGCAGGGTTGTCGTACTCGACAATGCGGGTGTGCCCATGGCGGTCCATGTCCACCACCGTGAAGGTCGAGTAGGCGATGCCCCGGACCTTGCAGACCGGCAGGGTTTCCATGATGGTGCTGGCTGCCCTGGTGAGGTTCACATCGTTGGCCGAGAACTTCAGCGCCATGGTGGTGGTGAGATTGGCCAGCACAGCGGCCTTGATACCACTGCCCAGGCCGTCCGCCAGGACTGAGATCACCCGCTGCCCCTCGTCCACCTTCTGGGAGAGGAAGACATCGCCGCAGGCCATCTGCCCGTTCTTCTTCTCCTGATAGTGGTCCACCTCGATGAAGTGCCGGCTCTGGGACATGCCTAGCGCCCCCCCTTGCCCGAGGAGCTGTCGGTCCGCACCTTGAAGGAGTCGATGATGGAAGCGAGGATCATCTCCGTCTCAGCAGCGTTCTCGCCCAGGAGATAGGCGATCTGCTGCACCGTGGTGACATTCTTGCGAATCACCTCCTCGGCCTTCTGGATGATCAGTTCCCGCTCGCCCAGAGGCTGGGTGATGTCATAGACGATGCCGCCGACCACCCGCCCGGGCTCGATGGGGAAGACGGAGACCCGCAGGATGAGGCCACCCACCCTGAGATCCCTCAGGATGGCCTTGCCGTCCTCCAGGGTTGTCCTGAAGAGGCGGTGGAAGGGGGCGATCTTGGTCAGATCAGCCCCTGCCATGCCCGGACGGGCATCGAAGACATCCACATTGTCACCGCCGAGGATCTCGGCGAACTTGCGATTGCACTCCACCAGGTTCAGTCCGTCATCGACGATGACCACCCCACAGGGCATGGAGGCCATGAGCGCATTGGCCTTGTTGGAGGCCAACTCGCGCATGTAGGTGACACACATGCTGGGTTCCGCACGGCCATCCAGAAGCGCGGCCGCCAGAGCCCGGCAGGTGTCGTATCCGCACCCGCCGCAGTCCAGCTCATCGCTGGTGGCATTCTTGCCCAGACGCCTCAGGGTGGCCTGCATCTCTTCCCGGGACGGGACCCGCGCCTGGACCGGAGAGGGTTCGAAACTCCGGGTGATGTCCAGAGAAGGCTTCCGCAGGGTGGAGACCGGAAGATCTGCATATTTTCGGATCTCGAGGATCTTGGCGGCGGTGCCGCTGCGCTTGTGGCTGCGGGGACCGTTCACGCAGCCGCCATCGCAGGCCAGGAGCTCCAGGAAGAGAGGGGTCTCCCTATCCGACTCCTGGATGTCCTCCAGCGCCGTCATGATGTGCTGGACACCGGAGAAGGCCATGGTCTGGACGCGCCCGAGCCCGCCACAGGTCTCCATGCTCTTCAGCATGCCGCCGGAAATGGGGTAGAGGGCACCATCCCGGCTCCGTCGGGGGGTGAAGACATCCTCAGCTCCTTCCACCACTTCCTCGAGGACGATGCCCCGGTCTTCGAACCATTGGCGCAGCAAGGCGAAGTCAAGGGCCACATCCACCTTCATGCCCGTGTCGTCCGATTCCAGCTTCCGGGAGATGCAGGGCCCCATGTAGACGATGCCGATGTCGTCGCCCATCTCCCGGCGCAACATCCGTGCGTGGGCGCCCATGAGGGAGAGGACAGGCGTCAGGTGGGGCGTCAGGTGGGGGTAGTACTTCCGGATCAGCTCCACAATGGTGGGACAGGTAGTGCTGATGAAGAGGCTGTCCTGGCTCTCCCGGGACAGGTCGGCACAGAAGGCGGAGACCTCTTCAGCCGCCAGGGCAGCCTCGGAGACCGCATGGAAGCCCAGCTCTTTGAGTGCATGGATGAGCTGTCCGGGGCGCACCCCAGGGAACTCCGAGACGAAGCTGGGCGCGAGGGAGGCCACCAGGCGCTCCTTGCGGCGCACCAGGAGCTTGGCTCGATTGAGGTCATCCCGGACTCGCTTGGCACCCACCGGGCAGGCATCCACGCAGATGCCGCAGTAGATGCAGCGGTCCGGGATGATGGAGGCCTGGTTGTTCTCGATGCGGATGGCCTTCACCGGGCAGTGCCGGACGCACTTGTAGCAGTCCCGGCAGTAGCCCTGCTCTGTGTAGATCGGCTTCTGGAAGGTCACACAACCCCCTACTTGTATCCGAATTGCTCGTCCAACAGATCCTGGAGCGTGGAGGGATCCACCTTGCAGAGGCATGATCCCCCGAAGCAGACGTTGGGCCCCTCCTTGCAGGCATCCTGACAGAGGGTTCCCGTGACCTTGACATCCTTATCGAGGCCTTTCTCCTGCAGGTAGCTCTGGATGATCTGGACGGACTTCACGTTGCCCCGCGAGAAACAGGCGCTCCCCATGCAGACGACGATTTCCTTGGGAAGCTCCTTGTTGCGGGTCATGCTGGCCTTTCTGAAGACTACTCCGAGGTGGAGGGGAAACTCCGGGACTGGTTCCGATGACGCTCGGCCAGCTTCCGGGAGATGATCGCCAGACTGGAGTAGAGCTCCACATTCTCGACGATAACGCTGGAAGGGAGATCCAGCGCGGGGGGGGCGAAGTTCCAGATGGCCTGGATGCCCGCCCGCACCATCATGTTGGCGACCTCCTGGGCCCGCGACTCCGGGACCGTGATGATGCCGATGGAGATGTGCATGCGCTTGGCCAGGTCCTCGAACTTCTCCACGGGGAGGATGGTCACCCCCTGGTATTGCTGGCCCACCCGGGTCGGGTTGCTGTCGAAGGCCGCCACGATCTTGATGCCAGCCTTCTCGAAGCCCTGGTAGCCCAGGAGGGCAAGCCCAAGGTTGCCTGCTCCCACCAGGAAGGCGTCAGAGGAGTTGTTCCAGTTGAGGAACTTCTCGATGGACTGGATCAGGTCATCGACCCGATGGCCGACCTTGGGCTTGCCCACGCTGCCCGTGGCGGCGAGGTCCTTGCGGACCTGGGTGTGGTGGATGCCCAACGACTCGCCCATCATGGTGGCAGAGACGATCTCCTGGCCGTTCTCCTGGAGACGGCGGAGCAGATGGTAGTACCGGGGAAGGCGCCTCAGGGTCGGTTCCGGGACGGGCTCCATTCTCATTGACGCCTCCTGCGCAAAAGGGGGTGACTACAGGCGCCCGAGCGCCGCCCGGATGAACTGGTCACGCTCCAG
The sequence above is drawn from the uncultured Holophaga sp. genome and encodes:
- a CDS encoding GatB/YqeY domain-containing protein, giving the protein MLERLQADLKTSMLAKDTLRTQVLRMALAAYKNEAVAKGLSPQGVLSEPDALAVVKRLVKSREDSVEQFLKAGQVERAESEKAEIALLMPYMPTMLEGAELEAAVKTAIAECGASTKKDMGLVMKALQAAHGGAYDGKSASQLVQSLLN
- a CDS encoding chemotaxis protein CheX, with the translated sequence MNVAVINPFVESTLRSLDMMASVHAEKVGIELKEDLITTYDISAIIGLTGETSGSIIISMPEQLACKVASNMLMEDITSMNKSVEDAIGEIGNIVVGDARRALIQEGFSLNISIPTVVIGSGHKISRSGDIPCIAIPFSTEYGEFEVNVGLRD
- a CDS encoding SpoIIE family protein phosphatase; amino-acid sequence: MSQSRHFIEVDHYQEKKNGQMACGDVFLSQKVDEGQRVISVLADGLGSGIKAAVLANLTTTMALKFSANDVNLTRAASTIMETLPVCKVRGIAYSTFTVVDMDRHGHTRIVEYDNPAFILLRDGATRQVPKSTMPIKTDLERESRLMITNFIARPGDRIVVFSDGVVQAGVGQGITPLGWGIESVKAYLEQVVRDRPNISGRQLARNLVHRALAHDNFKAKDDISCGVIYYRKPREVLVFTGAPVRKERDADLATAALEFEGKKIICGGTTATILSRELNRPLLMDLSDLDPNIPPVSQMEGFELVTEGAITLAALARMLDREENPDLLHPNAVTRLAGVLLDSDIIHFKVGTKINEALQDPSLPEDLDIRRNIIRHLQRTLSEKFLKEVHVSFV
- a CDS encoding [Fe-Fe] hydrogenase large subunit C-terminal domain-containing protein: MTFQKPIYTEQGYCRDCYKCVRHCPVKAIRIENNQASIIPDRCIYCGICVDACPVGAKRVRDDLNRAKLLVRRKERLVASLAPSFVSEFPGVRPGQLIHALKELGFHAVSEAALAAEEVSAFCADLSRESQDSLFISTTCPTIVELIRKYYPHLTPHLTPVLSLMGAHARMLRREMGDDIGIVYMGPCISRKLESDDTGMKVDVALDFALLRQWFEDRGIVLEEVVEGAEDVFTPRRSRDGALYPISGGMLKSMETCGGLGRVQTMAFSGVQHIMTALEDIQESDRETPLFLELLACDGGCVNGPRSHKRSGTAAKILEIRKYADLPVSTLRKPSLDITRSFEPSPVQARVPSREEMQATLRRLGKNATSDELDCGGCGYDTCRALAAALLDGRAEPSMCVTYMRELASNKANALMASMPCGVVIVDDGLNLVECNRKFAEILGGDNVDVFDARPGMAGADLTKIAPFHRLFRTTLEDGKAILRDLRVGGLILRVSVFPIEPGRVVGGIVYDITQPLGERELIIQKAEEVIRKNVTTVQQIAYLLGENAAETEMILASIIDSFKVRTDSSSGKGGR
- a CDS encoding (2Fe-2S) ferredoxin domain-containing protein, whose translation is MTRNKELPKEIVVCMGSACFSRGNVKSVQIIQSYLQEKGLDKDVKVTGTLCQDACKEGPNVCFGGSCLCKVDPSTLQDLLDEQFGYK
- a CDS encoding redox-sensing transcriptional repressor Rex is translated as MRMEPVPEPTLRRLPRYYHLLRRLQENGQEIVSATMMGESLGIHHTQVRKDLAATGSVGKPKVGHRVDDLIQSIEKFLNWNNSSDAFLVGAGNLGLALLGYQGFEKAGIKIVAAFDSNPTRVGQQYQGVTILPVEKFEDLAKRMHISIGIITVPESRAQEVANMMVRAGIQAIWNFAPPALDLPSSVIVENVELYSSLAIISRKLAERHRNQSRSFPSTSE